A region from the Drosophila ananassae strain 14024-0371.13 chromosome 2L, ASM1763931v2, whole genome shotgun sequence genome encodes:
- the LOC6500292 gene encoding ATP synthase subunit e, mitochondrial — protein MSQAPVRVSPLIKFGRWSLLLVGIAYGAAHQSRLSKKEEKVREIEAQQKIVRDAKLAEEKKRSAEAEARALAELSKPTPKH, from the coding sequence ATGTCGCAAGCTCCAGTTCGTGTTTCTCCACTGATCAAGTTCGGCAGATGGTCCCTGCTCCTGGTGGGCATCGCCTACGGTGCCGCTCATCAGAGCCGCCTGTCCAAGAAGGAAGAGAAGGTGCGCGAAATCGAGGCCCAGCAGAAGATTGTCCGTGATGCGAAGTTAGCCGAGGAGAAGAAGCGTAGCGCCGAGGCAGAGGCCCGTGCTCTGGCCGAGCTCTCCAAGCCTACCCCCAAGCACTAG
- the LOC6500293 gene encoding DNA repair protein XRCC3 — translation MTSFLDQLPKGIRAIAESVNVTKPEDVLTTSKCKFLDSRLQDLDTVARACSPEDVRILKDAAAKWLAEVPQTADSLFKPLANVRWSRVTFGCSALDRCTGGGVVTRGITEIFGGYSVGKTHLLLHLSLGVQLPRELGGLGKGVAYICTGSPFPARRLLHISKTWEQRYPNTKLNFLANVMVEVQKDAKSLMDCVNNRLSDLFQQHGIGLIVIDSVAAVFRDCKDFNQRARDLRSLTNTLLSYSEKYNCAVVCVNEAVSSIDGDGDDQAPLGLQWAHLGRTRLRVTKEPKQHKLGDELFTVRRLEVMYSPETPNDFGQFLITSEGVVDVPQPTPPRPPPKIRCIRQ, via the exons ATGACGAGCTTTTTAGATCAGCTTCCAAAGGGGATCAGGGCTATCGCCGAGTCCG TTAATGTAACCAAGCCCGAGGACGTGCTGACGACTTCTAAATGCAAGTTCTTGGACTCGCGCTTACAAGATCTGGACACTGTTGCAAGAGCGTGTTCGCCCGAAGATGTTCGCATATTGAAGGACGCGGCAGCCAAGTGGCTCGCCGAAGTTCCCCAGACGGCGGACTCCTTGTTCAAGCCGCTAGCCAATGTCCGGTGGTCCAGAGTGACTTTTGGTTGCTCGGCTCTGGATCGCTGTACGGGCGGCGGAGTTGTGACGCGAGGGATAACGGAGATATTCGGAGGCTACAGCGTGGGAAAGACCCATTTGCTGCTCCATTTGTCCTTGGGCGTTCAGCTGCCACGCGAACTAGGGGGTCTGGGCAAGGGCGTTGCGTATATTTGCACAGGGAGTCCTTTTCCGGCGAGGCGTCTGTTGCATATAAGCAAGACTTGGGAGCAGCGGTACCCCAACACAAAGCTTAACTTCCTGGCCAACGTGATGGTGGAAGTCCAAAAGGACGCA AAATCTCTTATGGACTGCGTGAACAATAGGTTGTCGGATCTGTTCCAGCAGCATGGAATCGGGCTTATCGTCATCGATTCCGTGGCCGCCGTCTTCCGCGATTGCAAGGACTTCAATCAGCGGGCCCGGGACCTTCGTAGCCTGACAAATACGCTCCTGAGCTATTCCGAGAAGTATAACTGCGCCGTGGTATGCGTTAACGAAGCAGTCTCTTCCatcgatggcgatggcgatgacCAAGCCCCCCTGGGCCTGCAGTGGGCCCATCTCGGACGCACCCGGCTACGGGTTACAAAGGAGCCCAAGCAGCACAAGCTCGGCGACGAGCTGTTCACCGTTCGCAGACTGGAGGTCATGTACTCGCCGGAGACTCCAAACGACTTCGGCCAATTTCTGATCACCTCGGAGGGAGTGGTGGATGTGCCACAGCCGACTCCGCCACGACCTCCACCCAAAATTAGATGCATTCGCCAGTAG
- the LOC6500272 gene encoding uncharacterized protein LOC6500272 isoform X2: MVNVPPLLCSTPPPIDFGEEDDDSGLQSTMPLEDGDEFPEFGLVSTEKEPPSSLDSAVEFPEKPPDYLQEMKTDSTVEAFNYQVKQSPGDFDVYSEMAPPTPPPFNVETEEENQPRDGETEHELDLEGEVPSLKLDSLSLYSTESGSAASTLSPALVDDETELEAVHPVMPITKANVLSHQVTLEDVTDDSDEECSPKKPKELFIREGAEDFFAIEVVAINGEPEDLQKKSSGDAETSVSRLSHTVDSPKQSNERDDISKTFERQPEKSADNTLFRFSDSHADSKESPLQQITSEADAENSEADEFDDFAEFAEFSNGEVQDPFTQSAPITSLPSEVPVLEPPSQQILPQDAADDGFDDFQEFASSVSPPSPPTQAIPATQNQIKDNTEDDDDDFGDFSEPVVCPIAVPPPPPPAAVHLSIDERVKPVLDSMFPRDKAAVQEKTSSDNQRPLGQCQRFNFGAIEQARALDYQWSSSEMRHALVRSLGIDSRNILFGEKWNSSMPRFAANLSFDPLKPLKPLTPSNATALKPDTVSNPLHSFPGLETAAGASQTGQAEARTGPANGEGFPGGAFSLNSAGSGFSGCDERVLPSLATGYEPKHPTESSATTPAAVAAAATAALPAALPADSPAHQLNGGEQLHQQQSESEQLNLRATSSPLPPEEIMGGSVASYAVPLKETHIYTPSKSDTAVAKTTMAPIDFDYEMAATGIKIDETVVKKEYRDVEYKPPFSLDSPSKVPASFELPPPDQKPEDDDFSDFQSMPAPKSKMEAPSFGEQMILSPAILLPQAIPLAKKPAAATSIEWGDSALASINAEEMARIEELFSNQKKTPTISASVAKKPPAPTQQPPTVSQDPVPAPSTNTIVSNQEEDEWSDFVSVPVPATAAPGPAPSNNNNFTSVISSNKPASKDDEWSDFVSSSLPAPPAPQFNSGAWQSANFYNNPLSLYQQQQQQQHSNLIPGRNNNNCAPSLPQQIHIMHDFSTAPVSGGLTGGGITYQQQHQRQQFQIGNAKVAPRISLIPDLSFVAPALPTNAGAFMGVLPKPSFGGGGKK; encoded by the exons ATGGTAAATGTGCCCCCTCTGTTGTGCAGCACGCCCCCACCAATCGACTTTGGTGAGGAGGATGACGATTCCGGTTTGCAGTCCACCATGCCTCTCGAAGATGGTGACGAGTTCCCTGAGTTTGGCTTAGTCAGCACCGAGAAAG AACCACCTTCGTCACTGGACTCTGCGGTCGAGTTCCCCGAGAAGCCGCCGGATTACCTCCAGGAAATGAAAACAGATAGCACCGTGGAGGCGTTCAATTACCAAGTCAAACAGTCGCCTGGAGACTTTGATGTTTACAGCGAAATGGCGCCGCCCACGCCTCCACCTTTCAATGTCGAGACAGAGGAAGAAAATCAGCCCAGAGATGGAGAAACAGAACATGAGCTAGATCTGGAAGGGGAGGTTCCCTCCTTGAAACTGGATAGCCTAAGCCTATACTCAACGGAGAGCGGTTCCGCCGCCTCCACTCTGTCGCCTGCCCTTGTCGATGACGAAACAGAGCTCGAGGCAGTGCATCCAGTGATGCCAATAACCAAAGCAAATGTCCTAAGCCATCAAGTCACGCTGGAGGATGTTACCGATGACAGCGACGAGGAGTGCTCGCCAAAGAAGCCCAAAGAATTATTTATACGCGAGGGAGCCGAGGACTTTTTTGCCATTGAAGTAGTGGCCATAAATGGGGAGCCCGAGGACCTCCAAAAAAAGAGTTCAGGGGACGCCGAGACAAGTGTTTCTAGACTAAGCCATACTGTCGATAGTCCAAAGCAGTCTAACGAACGGGATGATATTAGCAAAACATTTGAAAGACAGCCGGAAAAGTCCGCCGACAATACGCTTTTTCGGTTCTCTGACTCGCACGCAGATTCAAAGGAATCGCCTTTGCAGCAAATTACGTCAGAAGCTGATGCAGAGAATTCGGAAGCAGACGAGTTCGATGACTTCGCGGAGTTCGCAGAATTTTCCAATGGCGAAGTTCAAGACCCTTTTACACAATCGGCGCCAATTACATCCTTGCCGAGTGAAGTTCCTGTGCTGGAACCTCCAAGCCAACAAATTTTACCACAAGACGCTGCCGATGACGGCTTTGATGACTTTCAGGAGTTTGCTTCTTCGGTGTCGCCTCCATCACCTCCTACTCAAGCTATTCCAGCTACTCAAAACCAAATCAAGGACAACACGGAAGACGATGACGACGATTTCGGTGACTTCTCCGAACCCGTTGTGTGTCCAATCGCAGTACCTCCGCCCCCGCCGCCAGCAGCAGTCCACCTCAGTATCGATGAGCGGGTGAAGCCCGTGCTGGATTCCATGTTTCCCAGGGACAAGGCGGCAGTTCAAGAAAAAACCAGCTCGGACAACCAAAGACCACTGGGACAGTGTCAGAGATTCAATTTCGGTGCCATTGAGCAGGCCAGGGCGCTCGACTACCAATGGAGCAGCTCGGAAATGAGGCACGCCCTCGTGAGATCCCTTGGCATCGATTCAAGAAACATA CTCTTTGGCGAAAAGTGGAACTCGTCAATGCCGCGGTTTGCAGCCAACCTGAGCTTCGATCCCCTGAAGCCGCTGAAGCCCTTAACGCCCTCCAATGCCACCGCACTGAAGCCGGACACTGTCTCCAATCCCCTCCACAGCTTTCCAG GCCTGGAAACAGCAGCAGGCGCATCCCAAACGGGCCAAGCTGAAGCGCGGACTGGCCCGGCTAATGGGGAAGGCTTCCCCGGCGGCGCCTTCTCCCTCAACAGCGCGGGTTCTGGCTTCTCCGGTTGTGATGAACGCGTCCTGCCGAGTCTTGCCACAGGATACGAACCGAAGCACCCTACTGAGTCCTCAGcaacaacaccagcagcagttgctgctgcagcaACAGCGGCACTACCGGCTGCTCTACCAGCAGACAGCCCTGCCCACCAGCTCAACGGTGGTGAGCAGCTGCATCAGCAGCAGTCGGAGTCGGAGCAGCTTAATTTGAGAGCCACTAGCTCACCCCTGCCCCCGGAGGAGATCATGGGCGGTTCGGTGGCCAGCTACGCAGTGCCGCTGAAGGAGACCCACATCTACACTCCCTCGAAGTCGGACACTGCAGTGGCTAAGACCACTATGGCGCCCATTGACTTTGACTACGAGATGGCAGCCACGGGCATTAAGATCGACGAGACCGTGGTGAAGAAGGAGTACCGCGATGTGGAGTACAAGCCTCCGTTCAGTTTGGATTCGCCCAGCAAGGTCCCTGCCAGTTTTGAGTTGCCCCCTCCCGACCAGAAGCCAGAGGACGACGACTTCAGTGATTTTCAATCGATGCCGGCCCCCAAGTCGAAGATGGAGGCACCCTCTTTTGGGGAGCAAATGATCCTCAGTCCTGCCATTCTGTTGCCCCAAGCCATTCCGCTGGCCAAGAAACCCGCAGCAGCTACCTCGATAGAGTGGGGCGACAGTGCCTTGGCCAGCATAAACGCGGAGGAGATGGCTCGGATAGAGGAGCTCTTTTCTAACCAAAAAAAGACCCCGACAATAAGCGCCTCGGTGGCGAAGAAGCCCCCGGCTCCAACTCAACAACCTCCAACTGTAAGTCAGGATCCAGTGCCGGCACCCAGTACCAATACCATCGTTTCCAACCAGGAGGAAGACGAGTGGTCGGACTTTGTGTCCGTCCCAGTTCCTGCAACGGCTGCTCCTGGTCCTGCtccgagcaacaacaacaattttacCAGCGTGATCTCATCAAACAAACCAGCTTCCAAGGACGACGAGTGGTCCGATTTTGTAAGCAGCAGCCTGCCAGCTCCTCCGGCACCTCAGTTCAACTCCGGGGCATGGCAGAGCGCCAACTTCTACAACAATCCTCTGAGCCTgtaccagcaacagcagcagcagcaacatagcAATCTGATTCCTGggagaaacaacaacaattgtGCGCCATCCTTGCCACAGCAGATCCACATCATGCATGACTTCTCCACGGCACCTGTGTCCGGCGGCTTGACGGGCGGTGGCATCACctatcagcagcagcaccagcgcCAGCAGTTCCAGATTGGCAATGCGAAGGTGGCCCCTCGGATCTCCCTGATACCCGATCTCAGTTTCGTGGCTCCGGCTCTGCCCACGAATGCCGGAGCGTTCATGGGCGTGCTGCCAAAGCCGAGTTTCGGGGGAGGAGGGAAGAAATGA
- the LOC6500272 gene encoding uncharacterized protein LOC6500272 isoform X1: protein MVNVPPLLCSTPPPIDFGEEDDDSGLQSTMPLEDGDEFPEFGLVSTEKEPPSSLDSAVEFPEKPPDYLQEMKTDSTVEAFNYQVKQSPGDFDVYSEMAPPTPPPFNVETEEENQPRDGETEHELDLEGEVPSLKLDSLSLYSTESGSAASTLSPALVDDETELEAVHPVMPITKANVLSHQVTLEDVTDDSDEECSPKKPKELFIREGAEDFFAIEVVAINGEPEDLQKKSSGDAETSVSRLSHTVDSPKQSNERDDISKTFERQPEKSADNTLFRFSDSHADSKESPLQQITSEADAENSEADEFDDFAEFAEFSNGEVQDPFTQSAPITSLPSEVPVLEPPSQQILPQDAADDGFDDFQEFASSVSPPSPPTQAIPATQNQIKDNTEDDDDDFGDFSEPVVCPIAVPPPPPPAAVHLSIDERVKPVLDSMFPRDKAAVQEKTSSDNQRPLGQCQRFNFGAIEQARALDYQWSSSEMRHALVRSLGIDSRNILFGEKWNSSMPRFAANLSFDPLKPLKPLTPSNATALKPDTVSNPLHSFPESHVQTLQLEQLDQLTVVANADKINLVTSNSHTKNNNTCDDNDDVAATPFAQLDEKSPKPKPPVMDLTPENNQSKQNQLTIDLHHSATTTPHFATTCKNNNNNNNNYNNRTNNHSNTATIPIDTNPTAHDASLLEFSLETAAGASQTGQAEARTGPANGEGFPGGAFSLNSAGSGFSGCDERVLPSLATGYEPKHPTESSATTPAAVAAAATAALPAALPADSPAHQLNGGEQLHQQQSESEQLNLRATSSPLPPEEIMGGSVASYAVPLKETHIYTPSKSDTAVAKTTMAPIDFDYEMAATGIKIDETVVKKEYRDVEYKPPFSLDSPSKVPASFELPPPDQKPEDDDFSDFQSMPAPKSKMEAPSFGEQMILSPAILLPQAIPLAKKPAAATSIEWGDSALASINAEEMARIEELFSNQKKTPTISASVAKKPPAPTQQPPTVSQDPVPAPSTNTIVSNQEEDEWSDFVSVPVPATAAPGPAPSNNNNFTSVISSNKPASKDDEWSDFVSSSLPAPPAPQFNSGAWQSANFYNNPLSLYQQQQQQQHSNLIPGRNNNNCAPSLPQQIHIMHDFSTAPVSGGLTGGGITYQQQHQRQQFQIGNAKVAPRISLIPDLSFVAPALPTNAGAFMGVLPKPSFGGGGKK from the exons ATGGTAAATGTGCCCCCTCTGTTGTGCAGCACGCCCCCACCAATCGACTTTGGTGAGGAGGATGACGATTCCGGTTTGCAGTCCACCATGCCTCTCGAAGATGGTGACGAGTTCCCTGAGTTTGGCTTAGTCAGCACCGAGAAAG AACCACCTTCGTCACTGGACTCTGCGGTCGAGTTCCCCGAGAAGCCGCCGGATTACCTCCAGGAAATGAAAACAGATAGCACCGTGGAGGCGTTCAATTACCAAGTCAAACAGTCGCCTGGAGACTTTGATGTTTACAGCGAAATGGCGCCGCCCACGCCTCCACCTTTCAATGTCGAGACAGAGGAAGAAAATCAGCCCAGAGATGGAGAAACAGAACATGAGCTAGATCTGGAAGGGGAGGTTCCCTCCTTGAAACTGGATAGCCTAAGCCTATACTCAACGGAGAGCGGTTCCGCCGCCTCCACTCTGTCGCCTGCCCTTGTCGATGACGAAACAGAGCTCGAGGCAGTGCATCCAGTGATGCCAATAACCAAAGCAAATGTCCTAAGCCATCAAGTCACGCTGGAGGATGTTACCGATGACAGCGACGAGGAGTGCTCGCCAAAGAAGCCCAAAGAATTATTTATACGCGAGGGAGCCGAGGACTTTTTTGCCATTGAAGTAGTGGCCATAAATGGGGAGCCCGAGGACCTCCAAAAAAAGAGTTCAGGGGACGCCGAGACAAGTGTTTCTAGACTAAGCCATACTGTCGATAGTCCAAAGCAGTCTAACGAACGGGATGATATTAGCAAAACATTTGAAAGACAGCCGGAAAAGTCCGCCGACAATACGCTTTTTCGGTTCTCTGACTCGCACGCAGATTCAAAGGAATCGCCTTTGCAGCAAATTACGTCAGAAGCTGATGCAGAGAATTCGGAAGCAGACGAGTTCGATGACTTCGCGGAGTTCGCAGAATTTTCCAATGGCGAAGTTCAAGACCCTTTTACACAATCGGCGCCAATTACATCCTTGCCGAGTGAAGTTCCTGTGCTGGAACCTCCAAGCCAACAAATTTTACCACAAGACGCTGCCGATGACGGCTTTGATGACTTTCAGGAGTTTGCTTCTTCGGTGTCGCCTCCATCACCTCCTACTCAAGCTATTCCAGCTACTCAAAACCAAATCAAGGACAACACGGAAGACGATGACGACGATTTCGGTGACTTCTCCGAACCCGTTGTGTGTCCAATCGCAGTACCTCCGCCCCCGCCGCCAGCAGCAGTCCACCTCAGTATCGATGAGCGGGTGAAGCCCGTGCTGGATTCCATGTTTCCCAGGGACAAGGCGGCAGTTCAAGAAAAAACCAGCTCGGACAACCAAAGACCACTGGGACAGTGTCAGAGATTCAATTTCGGTGCCATTGAGCAGGCCAGGGCGCTCGACTACCAATGGAGCAGCTCGGAAATGAGGCACGCCCTCGTGAGATCCCTTGGCATCGATTCAAGAAACATA CTCTTTGGCGAAAAGTGGAACTCGTCAATGCCGCGGTTTGCAGCCAACCTGAGCTTCGATCCCCTGAAGCCGCTGAAGCCCTTAACGCCCTCCAATGCCACCGCACTGAAGCCGGACACTGTCTCCAATCCCCTCCACAGCTTTCCAG AATCACATGTACAGACTTTACAATTGGAACAACTAGACCAACTAACGGTGGTGGCTAATGCTGATAAAATAAATCTTGTTACCTCTAACTCCCacaccaaaaacaacaataccTGCGATGACAACGACGACGTTGCTGCCACTCCGTTTGCTCAACTGGATGAAAAAtcaccgaaaccgaaaccgccTGTGATGGATCTGACGCCTGAAAACAATCAATCCAAACAAAACCAACTGACAATCGATTTGCACCACTCTGCCACAACCACCCCACATTTTGCAACCACctgcaaaaacaacaacaacaacaataataactaTAATAATCGTACTAACAATCATTCAAATACTGCAACTATACCAATTGACACTAACCCCACTGCTCACGACGCCTCCTTGCTGGAATTTA GCCTGGAAACAGCAGCAGGCGCATCCCAAACGGGCCAAGCTGAAGCGCGGACTGGCCCGGCTAATGGGGAAGGCTTCCCCGGCGGCGCCTTCTCCCTCAACAGCGCGGGTTCTGGCTTCTCCGGTTGTGATGAACGCGTCCTGCCGAGTCTTGCCACAGGATACGAACCGAAGCACCCTACTGAGTCCTCAGcaacaacaccagcagcagttgctgctgcagcaACAGCGGCACTACCGGCTGCTCTACCAGCAGACAGCCCTGCCCACCAGCTCAACGGTGGTGAGCAGCTGCATCAGCAGCAGTCGGAGTCGGAGCAGCTTAATTTGAGAGCCACTAGCTCACCCCTGCCCCCGGAGGAGATCATGGGCGGTTCGGTGGCCAGCTACGCAGTGCCGCTGAAGGAGACCCACATCTACACTCCCTCGAAGTCGGACACTGCAGTGGCTAAGACCACTATGGCGCCCATTGACTTTGACTACGAGATGGCAGCCACGGGCATTAAGATCGACGAGACCGTGGTGAAGAAGGAGTACCGCGATGTGGAGTACAAGCCTCCGTTCAGTTTGGATTCGCCCAGCAAGGTCCCTGCCAGTTTTGAGTTGCCCCCTCCCGACCAGAAGCCAGAGGACGACGACTTCAGTGATTTTCAATCGATGCCGGCCCCCAAGTCGAAGATGGAGGCACCCTCTTTTGGGGAGCAAATGATCCTCAGTCCTGCCATTCTGTTGCCCCAAGCCATTCCGCTGGCCAAGAAACCCGCAGCAGCTACCTCGATAGAGTGGGGCGACAGTGCCTTGGCCAGCATAAACGCGGAGGAGATGGCTCGGATAGAGGAGCTCTTTTCTAACCAAAAAAAGACCCCGACAATAAGCGCCTCGGTGGCGAAGAAGCCCCCGGCTCCAACTCAACAACCTCCAACTGTAAGTCAGGATCCAGTGCCGGCACCCAGTACCAATACCATCGTTTCCAACCAGGAGGAAGACGAGTGGTCGGACTTTGTGTCCGTCCCAGTTCCTGCAACGGCTGCTCCTGGTCCTGCtccgagcaacaacaacaattttacCAGCGTGATCTCATCAAACAAACCAGCTTCCAAGGACGACGAGTGGTCCGATTTTGTAAGCAGCAGCCTGCCAGCTCCTCCGGCACCTCAGTTCAACTCCGGGGCATGGCAGAGCGCCAACTTCTACAACAATCCTCTGAGCCTgtaccagcaacagcagcagcagcaacatagcAATCTGATTCCTGggagaaacaacaacaattgtGCGCCATCCTTGCCACAGCAGATCCACATCATGCATGACTTCTCCACGGCACCTGTGTCCGGCGGCTTGACGGGCGGTGGCATCACctatcagcagcagcaccagcgcCAGCAGTTCCAGATTGGCAATGCGAAGGTGGCCCCTCGGATCTCCCTGATACCCGATCTCAGTTTCGTGGCTCCGGCTCTGCCCACGAATGCCGGAGCGTTCATGGGCGTGCTGCCAAAGCCGAGTTTCGGGGGAGGAGGGAAGAAATGA